A stretch of Crossiella cryophila DNA encodes these proteins:
- the kal gene encoding 3-aminobutyryl-CoA ammonia lyase produces the protein MSAALVEGFSVTHSRYVPYAHAHYGGNLVDGAYSLGLFGDVATELCIRTDGDEGLFAGYSGVEFLAPLHAGDVVEVTATLTRIGNRSRSVAFEARVTCRANPDRGPSSADVLAEPLVITRATGTVVVPLPGG, from the coding sequence GTGAGCGCGGCACTGGTCGAAGGGTTCTCGGTCACGCACAGCCGGTATGTGCCGTACGCGCACGCCCATTACGGCGGCAACCTGGTCGACGGCGCCTACAGCCTGGGCCTGTTCGGCGATGTGGCCACCGAGCTGTGCATCCGGACCGACGGCGACGAGGGCCTCTTCGCCGGATACTCGGGCGTGGAGTTCCTGGCGCCGCTGCACGCCGGGGACGTGGTCGAGGTGACCGCCACGCTGACCCGGATCGGCAACCGGTCCCGGTCGGTGGCCTTCGAGGCGCGGGTGACCTGCCGGGCCAACCCGGACCGGGGCCCGTCCTCGGCGGATGTGCTGGCCGAGCCGCTGGTGATCACCAGGGCGACCGGCACGGTGGTGGTGCCGCTGCCAGGGGGCTGA
- the kamE gene encoding lysine 5,6-aminomutase subunit beta — translation MSEKRHVRPYGDTTGDGMVQMSFTLPVPHGPRAEGAAQQLANKMGMDPAMVVHSNPIGADFTFVVVYGSVQHIIDLDAVQVVEREYPLLTPSDINATVKKRLRRKMTVVGACIGTDAHTVGIDAILNIKGFAGEKGLEYYRELRVINLGAQVTVPELVKRARAEKADAVLISQVVTQRDAHIHNTQEMSAAFREAMGERRPLLVAGGPRFDPLMAGELGVDRVFGRGTTPGEVASFLVHAMNERKVAV, via the coding sequence ATGAGCGAGAAGCGGCACGTCCGCCCGTACGGGGACACCACCGGCGACGGCATGGTGCAGATGTCCTTCACCCTGCCCGTCCCGCACGGCCCGCGCGCCGAGGGCGCCGCCCAGCAGCTGGCCAACAAGATGGGCATGGACCCGGCCATGGTGGTGCACTCCAACCCCATCGGCGCCGACTTCACCTTCGTGGTGGTCTACGGCTCGGTGCAGCACATCATCGACCTGGACGCCGTGCAGGTGGTCGAACGCGAGTACCCGCTGCTGACCCCCTCCGACATCAACGCCACGGTGAAGAAGCGGTTGCGCCGCAAGATGACCGTGGTCGGCGCCTGCATCGGCACCGACGCGCACACCGTGGGCATCGACGCCATCCTCAACATCAAGGGCTTCGCGGGCGAGAAGGGCCTGGAGTACTACCGGGAACTGCGCGTGATCAACCTGGGCGCCCAGGTCACCGTGCCCGAGCTGGTCAAGCGGGCCCGCGCGGAGAAGGCCGACGCGGTGCTGATCTCCCAGGTGGTCACCCAGCGGGACGCGCACATCCACAACACCCAGGAGATGTCCGCGGCCTTCCGCGAGGCCATGGGCGAACGCCGCCCACTGCTGGTGGCGGGCGGGCCCAGGTTCGACCCGCTGATGGCGGGCGAACTCGGCGTGGACCGGGTCTTCGGCCGCGGCACCACCCCGGGTGAGGTGGCCAGTTTCCTGGTCCACGCGATGAACGAGCGGAAGGTGGCGGTGTGA